The genomic interval ACCTTTTCGCAGGGATCGTCCGAGTTGGAGACACAGCCCCCGAGCAGGGTGGCACAGAGCATGATGACGAGTGAGCGCATAATCATCCTTGGGCGTTGTTTGAGTGGTTTATGGCGTCTCTGGCCTGACAGGCATCCCTCTTCCCACAGCGCCATTTGAGCAGTTCATTCTAACCAGAGCCTCGCCCGGCCACCAAGGGGCTTGCTGCCGAACGCACAAAAAATCGGGCGGGCCACCAGGCCCGCCCGCATGCGTTACAGGGAATCACTGATCGTCGAGAGGGTCGTAGTCCTGCCAGCCCTCGTCGTCCAGCTCCTCCAGCTCGTCTTCCCAGGATTCCGGCTCCCACTCATCGTCGAGCTCGAAATCCGGCGTCTGCGTACCCATGCTCATTCTCCTTGGATAGTGCACCGGCCTTCAAAGTCTATCCAGAAAAATGGGGCTCGCCAGTGGACCCGGTCAGAGCTTGATCAGGGTGCGACCCGCTACCCGACCCTGGGTGATTGCCTCGGCGGCCTCCACCACCTGCTCCAGCCCGATCTCGGTCACCGCTTGGGCGAAGAAGCTGGCGGGCAGATCCCGCGCCAGTCGCTGCCAGGCCAGTTGACGGCGCGCCAGCGGGCACATCACAGAGTCGACCCCCTGCAAGCGCACGTTGCGCAGTATGAAAGGCATGACGCTGGTGGGCAGATCGAAGCCGCCCGCCAGCCCGCAGGCTGCCACGGCGCCGCCGTAATTCATCTGGGCCAGCAGCTTGGCCAGCACCTGACTGCCGACGGTGTCGATGGCACCGGCCCACTGCTGTTTCTCCAGCGCCTTGGCGGGTTCCAGCAGTTCGCTGCGCGGCACTATGCGGCTGGCACCCAACGCGGTCAGCATGGCGCCCTGCTCCTCGGGACGGCCGGTCAGGGCCGCCACCTGATAACCCAGCGCAGCCAGCAGGGCCACGGCGGTGGAGCCCACCCCGCCTGCGGCGCCCGTCACCAGGATCTCGCCGCTCGCAGGAGTAACGCCCGCCTCTTCCAGCGCCAGCACGCAGAGCATGGCGGTGAGGCCGGCGGTGCCGATGCACATGGCCTGCCGCTCATCCAGCCCGGCCGGCAGCGGCACCAGCCAGTCGGCCTTGACCCGCGCCTGCTCGGCCATGCCGCCCCAGTGTCCTTCCCCCACGCCCCAACCGGTCAGCACCACCTTGTCACCGCTCTGGTAGCGGCTGTCGGCCGACTCCAGCACTGTGCCGACGAAGTCTATGCCAGGCACCAGCGGCCACTGGCGCACTATCTTGCCCTTGCCGGTGATGGCCAGCCCGTCCTTGTAGTTGAGGGAGCTATAACTCACCGCCACCCGTACCTCCCCTTCCGGCAATTGGCTCTCGGCCAGTTGGGTCAGGGTTGCCTTGGTCTTGCCGTCTTGGTTATCCAGTAACAGAGCCTTGAACATGCTTTCCTCTCAGGGTTGGAGCGCCGGCATCAGGTGCTCTGGCGCTTGTGCGATTCAAATTCGATGGTCTGGGTACCGTCTTGCAGTACCTCGCCAGCCAGTTTACGCAGGATCATCTCCGCAGCCATGTCGCCCATCTTGCGACAGGGGATCTGTACCGACGTCAGGGCAGGATAACAGGCCTGTACCACATCCGAATCATCGAAGCCGCCAACGGCCTGCTGATCACCTTCCTGCCGGTATTCCTGCTGCCGGTGCTGGGGGATCTCGGCTTTGCCAACACCACCTTCAGCGATGCCGACTTTGGCGTGGTGGGCATACTGCTGGGCCTGATAGTGCGCTGATGCCACCTCATCCTGGCAAGCAACAGGCGCGGTCTATGGGCCGCGCCTGTTGCTTGCGGCAGCCCCCACCCCCATCGACGCCGAAAATATGTGCAAACACAGTGCGTTGGATCGGATTTTCAGCCCACAGCGGCAGCATCTGACGGGGGAGTGCGATATGCTGGTGCGCTGACGTTCCACCCCGACCTCACCCGAGGCCCCTTCCATGAAATACCTGGTAGTACAAACCAAACAGATAGGAGATGTGCTGATCTCCACCGCACTGTGCAACAACCTCAAGCAGCACGACCCCGCCGGGGAGGTTCACTATCTGGTCATGGATTACTGCGCGGGGATGGCAGAGGGGAATCCCTACATAGATCGCTTGATCGTCATCGAGAAGGCGCGCCGCAACGAGTGGCGCTACATGAAAGAGCTGCTGCTGGGCATTCGCCGCGAGCGCTACGATGTGGTGATCAACAGCCAGGGCCAGATGATAGGCCTGCTCACCTGCCTCATCTCGGGGGCAAAACTGCGGATCGGCTTCGACTCCTTCCCCTGGCGACTCGGCCACAACCGCATAGTGCGCTTTCGCCATGACACCGAGCATCAGGGCAACAGCACTCTGGTGGATGACAGATTCTCTCTGCTAAAGCCTCTGGGGCTCGCCAAGGAGGATCGCAACTACTATCTCTGGCTGAGTGAAGAAGAGAAGCAACGGGGACGGGAAACACTGCGGGCCGCCGGCATAGATCCGGGCAGGCCGCTGATCGCCATGGGGGTCAACTCCCTTGGGCACTACAAACGCTGGCCCATCAACTGTTTCGCCGAGGTCGCGCGCTGGCTCATCGAGCAGCACAACGCCCAGATCCTGATCTACTGCGGGCCGGGGGAGGAAGAATACAACCGCAGCCTGAAGCCCTTGCTGCCCGCCGCGCTGCAGGCGAGCGTATTTGACCGCATACAGACCCGCTCGGTGCGGGAGCTCGCGGGCATTTTCGCCCATTGCCAGCTGTTCGTCGGCAACGACACTGGTCCGCGACATATGGCACAGGCGCTGGACATACCGCTGCTGACCATAGTCTCTCCCCTGGGTCACTCCGCCATTGCCAACCCTGTTTCTCATCCCCGCTATCGATTCATCGATACCAATCACCAGCACCCCGAGCAGGAAGTCCTGGCCGTTCAACACCAGTTGAGCATGCTCTGGGACCAAGTGACGCTGCCCCACGGCAAACCGGAAGAGCCGACTCCCGACCCAATACCAGTCAGGTAATCGGCAGCGTCAGATCGTCACTTCCTCAGACGGAAGAACTCCTTCTGCCACTCATAGAGATACCCGGACCACCCCTTGGCCTTGGCCCGCAGGAATACGAGGCCGGATGAGCGCTTCCAGCTGTGCTGGAACCAGTGCGTCATATAGCGCTCCGTGGCGGGCTCAAAATGAATGGCTTCCCCCTGATAGTTGTAGAAGTAATGAACGGGGGCGATCAGGGCGGCATCGCCGGAGTGCGCCAGCTTGTCTGACACCAGTCTGGTCATGATCTCGGGCCCCATGTACATGGGAGAGGACATGATCTCCTCTTCGTAGAAGCGGACCAGCTCGGACAACATCACCGACTCTTTCCGGGCGTAGATGACTGCGGTGCCGACCAGCCGATCGGACTCGTAGCCTGCGCCAAACGCCACTGATTCGAAGAGCGGGAAGGGATCCTGGTTGATGGTGACATCGGTATCCAGATAGAGGCCCCCTTCCTGAGCGAGGATCTTGAGGCGCAGGTAATCGGTCACGAAGGCCAGCAAACCCCGGCGGTAGCACTCCCGGGCAAAGGTGCACTCCTGGATCCAGCGCTTTATCTGCGGGTCCGTATCCAGCCACAGCTTGTAGTCGTACCCCTGCTTTCGCCAGTCGTCAATGCACACATGGGCCAGGGGAGGCAGCCGGTTGCCCAGCCAGATGGCATGAATGGTTTTATTGGTCTCGCTCATGACTTGCCCCCACAGTGCTTCATGTTCCACAGCGTCATTCTGATGAACCGGTAGCAGCGGTACAGCTCACGGGTCAATTTGAACCCCAGCGGCACCTTTTTCAGTTCGACCTGATTCTGGATGTCGCTGCCCATGTCCCGCGGGCTGTAGATGGCATAGGGGATAAGGCCAGTACAGATGAGACCGGTACGATAGGACTCGCCGATGAAGTTGTCGACCGAGCAGAGCCATCGCTTGCTGTGTGACAGCAGGCGGCGGGCCCCCTGGGGCGAGATGCTGTAACCCGTGGTCCAGCAGGAGTTGTTGTGCCAGAACATCAGTTGCATGTTGTCTATGGTGGTCAATGCGGTGGCCGACCCGACCTGGGGTTCCACCTTCACATACTCATACTGCTCGTGGACCTTGGGCAGGGTCCCCAGCACCTCTTCAAAATACTGGGTAGGCAGGAAGTCATCTTCCAGAATGAGGATGGGCTCATTGAGTTCGACGCACTTTTCCCACAACAGGAAGTGGCTGGCATAACAACCCTTCTCCCCCGGGGTCAACGGCCGGCTCCTGAAACGGATCCTGTGCTGGTCATCCGGCAAGGCCTGCAACCGCTCGGGGAGACCCTCAAAGCCATTCACCGCATTGAAAAACTCGAAATCGATGTCCCTGGCCGCCAGGACGGACTCCACGCGGCTGCGCCGCTCGACGGCCCGTTCCAGACTAATGACGTAAATTTTCATGACCTTCCTTTGCAAACTGCTTCAGTTCTTCATGCAATGCAGCCGAGTAGATGGCGCCCATGAAGACGCTGAATACCCACTGCCCGGAGCGCATGTAGAAAAAGGATTCAAAGTTGTTGATGATGAGCCAATAGATGATGAAAGAGATGGTCAGCATCTTGATGAAACGTGAAGAGTACGAACAGGACAACACCTGCCGAGCCACGGTGAAGAGTGTGCCATAGAGCACCAGGAATCCGGCGATGCCCCAGCACACCAGGGTCTCCATGTTGGAGTTGTGCAGATGGCGGAACTCCCGGGTGATGTAATCCGGCAGAGTCTTGGACAGGGTAATGACCAGTGACTGACTGCCATAGCCGGTGCCGAAGAGCGGGTGTGCCAGGAACCACTGGATGGCCTCCAGCCAGGTCTTCAACCTCACCCCTATGCTGAAATCCCGCACCTCGGCCCAGTTGCCCGTCAAGATGGCATGCACATCCCCTTGATGCACAAAGCCTGACAGCAGCCTTTCCCTGATGAATGAGACCTGATAGAGGGCCAGCATGGTCGCCAGCAAGATGGCGTAGGTCATGACCACCTTGCGTGTTGGCCAATGGTCACCCCCCCCCAGCAAGGGGAGAATAGCCAGGGAGACCGAGATGGCCAGCCAGGACTGGCGGGATTGCAGAATGATGGAGAAAACGCCGAACAGCACTATGCCGAGCAGTATGCCCCCGTTGGCCAGCGACAGTTTCCTGAATTTAGAGGTGAGCAGCAACAGGACAAAAAACAGAAAGCAGGCGCCCGCGATCAGGGATCCGTGCTGGGCATTGCGGTAATTGAAATCCACCCTGGCACCGTCGAGCCCCGTCTCGAAGATGGAGAAAAAGGCCGAGTGATAGGCAAAGGTGAAGACGACCCCGACGCAGAAGGTCAGCAAGGTGATGACGATGCGCCGCGGCTCCCCTTTCAGCCAGTATGCGAGGCCGATGAAGAAGAAGAGGTAGGCCATCGACTTCACCGAAGGGTACTTGAGGGCATAGTCATGGACATAATATCGCGATGACACCCAGCTCAGGCACTGTACCACCACGGCCAGACAGAGCAGTTGAAAGACTCTGTTTTTGATGAAGAAAGCCCTGTCCACATAGAATGCCAGCAGAGTCGCGAAGACGATGATGGTCTGGCAGACATCGGCAATCAGCTGTATCGAGTCCTTGAACAGTGTGTAACCCAGAATATTCAGGAAGATGAAGTTGCCGAACGCCTTGCCATGAAAAAAGCCGAGAAAATCGTGATTCGTCGACAGGGTCTGATCTTTCATCCCGAGCAATGTGTATTTTCCCATCAAGATTTTCTGAAGACATAGTTGCCACGGATCTTGCGCCACAACCCGAACATGTCGGTACGGGGGAAGATGGCGATCCGGCGGATCTGGAGCGGATCCCGATGCATGGCCCTGGGGCCGCTGTTGGTGGCCACAGCATAGCGGTAACCGGCGGCACTGGCCTCGGCTTTCGCGCTCTCGTTCAAATCCCCGTAAGGGTAGGCAAACGACATGAGCGGATGGCCCAGCAGCCGTTCCAACCTCTCCTTGTTGGCCCGGATCTCGCGCGCCTGCTGCTCGGGCTCCAGCGTGCTGAGGCGCGGGTGCGTCAGGGTATGGCCACCGATCTCCACGTGACCGGAGGCCACCAGCGCGCGGATCTCATCGCCATTCATCAGGGCCACCGGCGTATCAGGGTGGGTCGGATGCTCCACGTCCCAGCGATTGTGATCCTCGCCGGTCACTATGTACACCACCGCCTTGTAACCATATTTTTCAAGCAGCGGCAGCATGCGGGTAAGGTTGTCCCGATAGCCGTCGTCGACGGTGATCATCAGGTACTTCTTGCCATGCTGCAGTCGATGGATGAAGCCCTTGTCCGCCAGATCCGCAAACGTCAGCGTCTCGTAACCCAGCCACTTCATCAGCTTGAGGTGTTTCTCGAACATGGCAACCGGGAGCCAGGTGCCGTGAACTCCCTTCTCGTTCTCGTGCTCGATGAAGCGGTGATACATGATGACCGGCATCTCCCGGCGCAGGGTCTCGACCACGGCGTCTTGATAGATGGACTCCAGCCCTGTCACGACGCCTTGCAAGTCATACTCTTGCAAAACACGCTGGCGAACGGATTCCGGCACCGTCCTGCTGGCCAGCGCCGGGGCTATCTGCCCCTTCAGCGCGGCAAAATCGATCGCCAGATCCTGGGGCCCAATGTCGCCGAAGTTGCTGGCCAGCGCCTCGTTCAGATTCTGTTCGGTCACCAGCCCTATGGCCTTGGCCTCGCCGATGGCGAAGGCGGGGCGGCCGCACAGCAGGGCCTCCATCGCCACCCGGCCAGCGCCGATCACCAGATCGCACTGCGCCAGCAGGGCGGGCACATCGTCCACATAACCGACGAAATCGACCCTGTCCTGGAAGCGGGCAAATCGCTCCGGCACCCGGGTACCGCTGACGACACGGACTTGGCAGGCGTCCAGATCCAG from Aeromonas rivipollensis carries:
- a CDS encoding glycosyltransferase family 32 protein, which translates into the protein MSETNKTIHAIWLGNRLPPLAHVCIDDWRKQGYDYKLWLDTDPQIKRWIQECTFARECYRRGLLAFVTDYLRLKILAQEGGLYLDTDVTINQDPFPLFESVAFGAGYESDRLVGTAVIYARKESVMLSELVRFYEEEIMSSPMYMGPEIMTRLVSDKLAHSGDAALIAPVHYFYNYQGEAIHFEPATERYMTHWFQHSWKRSSGLVFLRAKAKGWSGYLYEWQKEFFRLRK
- a CDS encoding glycosyltransferase family 25 protein, whose amino-acid sequence is MKIYVISLERAVERRSRVESVLAARDIDFEFFNAVNGFEGLPERLQALPDDQHRIRFRSRPLTPGEKGCYASHFLLWEKCVELNEPILILEDDFLPTQYFEEVLGTLPKVHEQYEYVKVEPQVGSATALTTIDNMQLMFWHNNSCWTTGYSISPQGARRLLSHSKRWLCSVDNFIGESYRTGLICTGLIPYAIYSPRDMGSDIQNQVELKKVPLGFKLTRELYRCYRFIRMTLWNMKHCGGKS
- a CDS encoding O-antigen ligase family protein codes for the protein MGKYTLLGMKDQTLSTNHDFLGFFHGKAFGNFIFLNILGYTLFKDSIQLIADVCQTIIVFATLLAFYVDRAFFIKNRVFQLLCLAVVVQCLSWVSSRYYVHDYALKYPSVKSMAYLFFFIGLAYWLKGEPRRIVITLLTFCVGVVFTFAYHSAFFSIFETGLDGARVDFNYRNAQHGSLIAGACFLFFVLLLLTSKFRKLSLANGGILLGIVLFGVFSIILQSRQSWLAISVSLAILPLLGGGDHWPTRKVVMTYAILLATMLALYQVSFIRERLLSGFVHQGDVHAILTGNWAEVRDFSIGVRLKTWLEAIQWFLAHPLFGTGYGSQSLVITLSKTLPDYITREFRHLHNSNMETLVCWGIAGFLVLYGTLFTVARQVLSCSYSSRFIKMLTISFIIYWLIINNFESFFYMRSGQWVFSVFMGAIYSAALHEELKQFAKEGHENLRH
- a CDS encoding glycosyltransferase family 9 protein, encoding MKYLVVQTKQIGDVLISTALCNNLKQHDPAGEVHYLVMDYCAGMAEGNPYIDRLIVIEKARRNEWRYMKELLLGIRRERYDVVINSQGQMIGLLTCLISGAKLRIGFDSFPWRLGHNRIVRFRHDTEHQGNSTLVDDRFSLLKPLGLAKEDRNYYLWLSEEEKQRGRETLRAAGIDPGRPLIAMGVNSLGHYKRWPINCFAEVARWLIEQHNAQILIYCGPGEEEYNRSLKPLLPAALQASVFDRIQTRSVRELAGIFAHCQLFVGNDTGPRHMAQALDIPLLTIVSPLGHSAIANPVSHPRYRFIDTNHQHPEQEVLAVQHQLSMLWDQVTLPHGKPEEPTPDPIPVR
- a CDS encoding polysaccharide deacetylase family protein — translated: MNILMALSQLEVTGAEVYATTVGNELTRRGHNVFYVSDTLTKPTQGPVFKLRFNKRSILRRFWHVFYLIYLIRKHHIQLVHAHSRASGWSSYVACKLTGTPMITTVHGRQPVHASRKAFHALGYRAVAVCEDIARQIIDNLGVDPAIVQVLRNGIETDRFQPVPAPDNVRPVIAIIGRLSGPKGELCYRLLDEVLDLDACQVRVVSGTRVPERFARFQDRVDFVGYVDDVPALLAQCDLVIGAGRVAMEALLCGRPAFAIGEAKAIGLVTEQNLNEALASNFGDIGPQDLAIDFAALKGQIAPALASRTVPESVRQRVLQEYDLQGVVTGLESIYQDAVVETLRREMPVIMYHRFIEHENEKGVHGTWLPVAMFEKHLKLMKWLGYETLTFADLADKGFIHRLQHGKKYLMITVDDGYRDNLTRMLPLLEKYGYKAVVYIVTGEDHNRWDVEHPTHPDTPVALMNGDEIRALVASGHVEIGGHTLTHPRLSTLEPEQQAREIRANKERLERLLGHPLMSFAYPYGDLNESAKAEASAAGYRYAVATNSGPRAMHRDPLQIRRIAIFPRTDMFGLWRKIRGNYVFRKS
- a CDS encoding MDR family oxidoreductase codes for the protein MFKALLLDNQDGKTKATLTQLAESQLPEGEVRVAVSYSSLNYKDGLAITGKGKIVRQWPLVPGIDFVGTVLESADSRYQSGDKVVLTGWGVGEGHWGGMAEQARVKADWLVPLPAGLDERQAMCIGTAGLTAMLCVLALEEAGVTPASGEILVTGAAGGVGSTAVALLAALGYQVAALTGRPEEQGAMLTALGASRIVPRSELLEPAKALEKQQWAGAIDTVGSQVLAKLLAQMNYGGAVAACGLAGGFDLPTSVMPFILRNVRLQGVDSVMCPLARRQLAWQRLARDLPASFFAQAVTEIGLEQVVEAAEAITQGRVAGRTLIKL
- a CDS encoding substrate-binding domain-containing protein, producing the protein MASAHYQAQQYAHHAKVGIAEGGVGKAEIPQHRQQEYRQEGDQQAVGGFDDSDVVQACYPALTSVQIPCRKMGDMAAEMILRKLAGEVLQDGTQTIEFESHKRQST